The following are encoded in a window of Campylobacter concisus genomic DNA:
- a CDS encoding ABC transporter substrate-binding protein gives MFKKILLLAFLLVSLQARVVLDSDNKKVEVPDVIERATPLIGAFVHVSAMLGNEDHIISGAPKLPPLMSKIFPKIKSNNNKSGMLSSSVETIIASKTQVVFGPVGMMFDENSKAQLESAGIAVVKIDKFQSIKELQDSFSKIAEIWGEKSVKRAREFNEYFNDNIKLVSQKTANLTPKKRVLVLNYNSGNFSTISSKDIGAEYISVAGGINLSSELSDGDFKISKAINEEQVIIFNPDIIITNSQKSADTIAKNASFAKLKAVQNGQIFVVPSGVYLWSVRSAEGALYPLWLAKTFYPEQFSDLNLEQKTKEFYERFYNYKLSDSEIKEILHPKGEF, from the coding sequence ATGTTTAAGAAAATTTTACTTTTGGCTTTTTTGCTTGTTAGTTTGCAAGCAAGAGTGGTGCTTGATAGCGATAATAAAAAGGTAGAAGTGCCTGATGTGATCGAGCGTGCGACACCTTTAATAGGGGCATTTGTGCATGTCTCTGCGATGCTTGGCAACGAAGATCATATAATTAGCGGTGCGCCAAAACTGCCTCCACTAATGTCAAAAATTTTTCCAAAGATAAAGAGTAACAACAACAAAAGTGGCATGCTAAGCAGCAGCGTCGAGACGATCATCGCGTCAAAAACGCAAGTTGTTTTTGGGCCAGTTGGTATGATGTTTGATGAAAATAGCAAGGCTCAGCTTGAGAGCGCTGGCATCGCAGTTGTAAAGATAGATAAATTTCAAAGCATCAAAGAGTTACAAGATAGCTTTAGCAAGATCGCTGAAATTTGGGGCGAAAAGAGCGTGAAAAGAGCGCGTGAGTTTAATGAATATTTTAACGATAACATAAAACTTGTAAGCCAAAAAACGGCAAATTTAACACCAAAAAAGAGAGTTTTGGTGCTTAACTACAACTCAGGAAACTTTAGCACCATTAGCTCAAAGGATATCGGTGCTGAGTATATTAGCGTAGCTGGCGGTATAAATTTAAGCTCAGAGCTAAGCGATGGTGATTTTAAAATTTCAAAAGCAATAAATGAAGAGCAAGTCATCATCTTTAACCCAGATATCATCATCACAAATTCGCAAAAAAGTGCCGATACTATCGCTAAAAACGCGTCATTTGCCAAGCTAAAAGCTGTGCAAAATGGGCAAATTTTTGTAGTGCCAAGTGGCGTTTATCTTTGGAGTGTAAGAAGTGCTGAGGGCGCGCTTTATCCGCTTTGGCTAGCTAAGACATTTTACCCAGAGCAGTTTAGCGATCTAAATTTAGAGCAAAAAACAAAAGAGTTTTACGAGAGATTTTATAACTACAAGCTAAGTGATAGCGAGATAAAAGAAATTTTGCACCCAAAGGGTGAATTTTGA
- a CDS encoding ABC transporter ATP-binding protein, producing MKFEIKNLSCGYDKKVVIENFNANLQDGDIFCLLGSNGVGKTTTFKTILGFLKPLGGEILIDGKDALKMSEKERASFISYVPQAHTPPFAFSVFDVVMMSANARLGIFERPSKEDEKIAIDALKTLNLESFKDKIYTDLSGGERQMVLIARALAQRSKVMLLDEPTANLDFGNQMRVLKEIKKLAKQGYIIILTSHQPEQVFYLNAKVAMLGRDKNYIYGEASEVMNGENLKKIYGVDIRVVKNIIDEREHYSCVMVD from the coding sequence GTGAAATTTGAGATAAAAAATTTAAGCTGTGGCTACGACAAAAAGGTCGTTATAGAAAATTTCAATGCAAATTTACAAGATGGCGACATCTTTTGCCTGCTTGGTAGCAACGGCGTTGGCAAAACGACGACGTTTAAGACGATACTTGGCTTTTTAAAGCCACTTGGGGGAGAAATTTTAATAGACGGCAAAGATGCGCTAAAGATGAGCGAGAAGGAGCGAGCAAGCTTTATAAGCTACGTCCCGCAAGCTCACACTCCGCCATTTGCCTTTAGCGTTTTTGACGTGGTGATGATGAGTGCAAATGCAAGACTTGGTATATTTGAGCGGCCTAGCAAAGAGGATGAGAAGATAGCGATAGATGCGTTAAAGACGCTAAATTTAGAGAGTTTTAAAGATAAAATTTACACCGATCTAAGCGGTGGAGAGCGGCAAATGGTGCTGATAGCTAGGGCTTTAGCGCAACGCTCAAAGGTGATGCTACTTGACGAGCCAACGGCAAATTTAGACTTTGGCAACCAAATGCGAGTTTTAAAAGAGATAAAAAAGCTCGCAAAGCAAGGCTACATCATCATCCTCACCTCTCATCAGCCAGAGCAGGTCTTTTATCTAAATGCAAAGGTTGCGATGCTTGGACGGGATAAAAACTACATCTACGGCGAGGCTAGCGAGGTGATGAATGGCGAAAATTTAAAGAAAATTTACGGCGTAGATATACGAGTGGTAAAAAATATCATCGATGAGCGCGAGCATTACTCTTGTGTGATGGTGGATTAA
- a CDS encoding FecCD family ABC transporter permease, whose translation MAQLWGASVAIILNFNYIGVQLSAFACGLFAVFAVVFISSVIAKGRLNLLVMVLTDIVISSLFGALSSLIKFLADSEDKLPEVTFWLMGSLARSGGYKNLALLFCVVMICLVPLFMLRYKLNTLSFGEEEARVMGLNVKFYNIIIIIASTLLTATCVSFCGIVGWVGLVIPHIMRFVVGANFITLFPASLLGGGLFLLTVDTTSRSLMASEIPLGVITSLVGAPLFVYLLYKSKKGFA comes from the coding sequence GTGGCGCAGCTGTGGGGGGCGAGCGTGGCTATCATCTTAAATTTTAACTACATAGGCGTGCAGCTTAGCGCATTTGCTTGCGGTCTGTTTGCGGTTTTTGCTGTCGTTTTTATAAGCAGTGTCATCGCAAAAGGCAGGCTAAATTTACTCGTGATGGTTCTAACTGACATCGTCATCTCATCTCTTTTTGGAGCGCTTAGCTCGCTTATAAAATTTCTAGCCGACAGCGAAGATAAGCTGCCAGAAGTTACTTTTTGGCTAATGGGAAGCCTTGCAAGAAGTGGCGGATATAAAAATTTGGCTCTGCTTTTTTGCGTAGTTATGATCTGTCTTGTGCCACTTTTTATGCTTCGCTACAAGCTAAACACGCTTAGTTTTGGCGAAGAAGAGGCTAGGGTGATGGGGCTAAATGTGAAATTTTATAACATCATAATCATCATCGCCTCAACGCTTCTAACCGCTACTTGCGTCTCATTTTGCGGTATCGTGGGCTGGGTGGGGCTTGTCATTCCTCACATCATGCGCTTTGTCGTGGGAGCAAATTTCATCACGCTCTTTCCAGCTTCGCTGCTTGGCGGAGGGCTATTTTTGCTTACAGTCGATACCACTTCACGCAGTCTAATGGCAAGTGAGATCCCACTTGGCGTCATCACTTCGCTAGTTGGCGCGCCTCTTTTTGTCTATCTGCTCTATAAAAGCAAAAAGGGTTTTGCGTGA
- a CDS encoding iron chelate uptake ABC transporter family permease subunit yields the protein MSSKKIIFALFALLLLVLFFSLGIGRYEISYAQIFEFIRSGILNEQPSDEQGYTVFTLIRLPRVLFVILVGAALASSGAVYQGLLKNPLVSPDILGVSSGAAVGGERGYHLKF from the coding sequence TTGAGTAGCAAAAAGATTATTTTCGCATTATTTGCGCTTCTTTTGCTGGTGCTCTTTTTTTCATTAGGTATCGGACGCTACGAGATAAGCTACGCTCAAATTTTTGAGTTTATAAGATCAGGCATTTTAAACGAGCAACCAAGCGACGAGCAAGGATATACGGTCTTTACGCTCATTCGCTTGCCAAGGGTACTTTTTGTCATCTTAGTTGGAGCAGCGCTTGCTAGCTCTGGAGCTGTCTATCAAGGTCTTTTAAAAAACCCTCTAGTTTCGCCTGACATCCTTGGCGTCTCAAGTGGCGCAGCTGTGGGGGGCGAGCGTGGCTATCATCTTAAATTTTAA
- a CDS encoding class I SAM-dependent methyltransferase: MQGLVDYQAILERVFSPTLQKVKGKDGGVNWDDYADMYNEMTGMETASTIILLSNLPITKDDSVLDVGCGPARLSVPLAKLAKSVSALDPFEKMLEYAKKNAKEAGVKNINFIQKDWSDEQSLKDLLKHDIVLASRSVGLFDIKKLCKFAKKYVVMTSFLMDYPSLKTFWQDFLKGIKDENETGLSDRRFGYNFIFNIVYDMGANPNLKIIDTIFERDFASLEEAFSYFRFVGEIAPEKEEIYKENVKSYLTKTKSGFKFKRETKSYLIWWDVREMKFE, encoded by the coding sequence ATGCAAGGGCTGGTTGATTATCAAGCGATTTTGGAGCGAGTGTTTTCGCCTACTTTGCAAAAAGTAAAGGGCAAAGATGGCGGCGTAAATTGGGATGATTACGCAGATATGTATAACGAGATGACCGGCATGGAGACGGCTTCTACAATAATTTTACTCTCAAACCTACCTATCACAAAAGATGACAGTGTGCTTGACGTAGGATGTGGTCCAGCAAGGCTTAGCGTGCCACTTGCAAAGCTAGCAAAGAGTGTAAGCGCGCTAGATCCGTTTGAAAAAATGCTTGAATACGCTAAAAAAAATGCAAAAGAGGCTGGGGTAAAAAATATAAATTTCATCCAAAAAGACTGGAGTGATGAGCAGAGTTTAAAGGATTTGCTAAAACATGACATCGTGCTAGCATCACGCTCAGTTGGACTTTTTGATATAAAAAAGCTTTGCAAATTTGCTAAAAAATATGTCGTGATGACCTCTTTTTTAATGGATTATCCAAGCTTAAAAACGTTCTGGCAAGACTTCCTAAAAGGGATAAAAGATGAAAATGAGACAGGTCTTAGCGATAGGAGATTTGGCTATAACTTTATCTTTAATATCGTCTATGACATGGGAGCAAATCCAAATTTAAAGATAATCGACACCATTTTTGAGAGGGATTTTGCTAGCCTTGAAGAGGCGTTTTCTTATTTTAGATTCGTAGGCGAGATCGCGCCCGAAAAAGAAGAAATTTATAAAGAAAATGTAAAAAGCTACCTCACAAAGACCAAAAGCGGCTTTAAATTTAAAAGAGAAACCAAGAGCTATCTTATCTGGTGGGACGTGCGGGAGATGAAATTTGAGTAG
- a CDS encoding TonB-dependent receptor, with protein sequence MGPSKEKNYDKSGFNYGISLIYKPVENLSLYTTYADSISNEGTTYTFGDTSSRAGETLTVKPFRSKQYEIGAKARLGELDLSAAIFEIRRPVAYLLGSGASADFKVQGTQRNRGFELTTGGKLVDTLSMYGGFTLLDAKIKNAKDGVSEGKTVIGEPKFQANVLFDYAVPSTNKLAFTTNFHYTGKRYIDNANAHSVNGYFTTDVGARYTTKAWLGKETTIRFDINNLFNKKYWAGMFPSDVNGEIPDREGTSLFLGQSRTFMLSAQVKF encoded by the coding sequence ATTGGACCTTCTAAAGAGAAAAATTACGATAAAAGTGGCTTTAACTACGGTATAAGCCTTATCTATAAGCCAGTTGAAAACTTAAGTCTTTATACTACTTATGCAGATAGTATTTCAAATGAAGGAACTACTTATACATTTGGTGATACCAGCTCTAGAGCAGGTGAAACTTTAACAGTAAAACCATTTAGAAGCAAACAATATGAGATCGGTGCAAAAGCTAGACTGGGTGAGCTTGATCTATCAGCTGCGATCTTTGAGATCAGACGTCCAGTAGCATACCTACTTGGTAGCGGTGCAAGTGCAGATTTTAAAGTTCAAGGCACACAAAGAAACCGCGGCTTTGAGCTAACTACTGGCGGAAAGCTTGTTGATACTTTAAGTATGTATGGTGGCTTTACACTTCTTGATGCTAAGATAAAAAATGCTAAAGACGGTGTGTCTGAGGGTAAAACAGTTATTGGTGAGCCAAAATTTCAAGCAAATGTCTTGTTTGACTACGCAGTTCCTAGCACAAATAAACTTGCATTTACAACAAATTTCCACTATACAGGTAAACGCTACATCGACAATGCTAATGCTCATAGTGTAAATGGCTACTTCACAACAGATGTTGGAGCTAGATACACTACAAAAGCTTGGCTAGGCAAAGAGACAACTATAAGATTTGACATAAATAACCTCTTTAATAAAAAATACTGGGCGGGAATGTTCCCATCTGACGTGAATGGAGAGATACCAGACAGAGAAGGAACCTCACTTTTCTTAGGACAAAGCAGAACCTTCATGCTTTCAGCTCAAGTTAAATTCTAA
- a CDS encoding TonB-dependent receptor plug domain-containing protein — MSYKISVATCAALLMCSGFLSQVFAVQTTKLEGIEVNSVGDNISESGIDEGILSKRVAAGPLADKKVLDMPYQVNTISKEVLDNQGVQGFEDAVRYFPSAQIQYRGGAEIGRPQTRGFQGSVVGNVLWDGFYASSTTAIPMAMFESLQIQNGLAGSLYGGATPSGYFLYSRKRPVPLQNIIWTDYSSRSNLGVGLGTSNKFEKVGYRGVFYYSGGEKNAKDSKFSRRLASLGLDFYLTEDLTLETNFSHYEHKNSGMPGGFTMPLTNGVADFNVPSPVKDTKRGLEQSFGGNHLKTTTASIKLKYAPTENWYFEGGYQWQKAIRDMYGTDGKFLNQNGDYEVTKSGGSGASGRFDVDSWFLKCLTNFETGSLSHNFAVATNGYRWTIYSARNRGGRKNLGTSNLYNPRIFNDPHVAKGSGRYKSSSSDMKNISVVDDIKFNDYFSTILSVSRSWFTSYKLDLLKRKITIKVALTTV, encoded by the coding sequence TTGAGTTACAAAATCTCGGTTGCAACATGTGCTGCACTTTTGATGTGCAGTGGTTTTTTAAGTCAAGTTTTTGCTGTGCAAACGACAAAACTTGAGGGTATCGAAGTAAATTCAGTTGGCGATAACATAAGCGAGAGTGGTATCGATGAGGGAATTTTAAGCAAAAGAGTAGCCGCTGGTCCTTTGGCTGACAAAAAAGTTTTAGATATGCCTTATCAAGTAAATACGATCTCAAAAGAGGTTCTTGATAATCAAGGCGTTCAAGGTTTTGAAGATGCAGTTAGATACTTCCCTTCAGCACAAATTCAATATCGTGGTGGAGCTGAGATCGGTCGCCCACAAACTCGCGGTTTTCAAGGCTCAGTTGTAGGTAACGTCCTTTGGGATGGTTTTTATGCTTCATCAACCACAGCTATACCTATGGCGATGTTTGAGAGTTTGCAAATCCAAAACGGACTTGCCGGTTCGCTTTACGGCGGAGCTACGCCTTCTGGATATTTCCTCTACTCTCGCAAGCGCCCAGTTCCACTTCAAAATATCATCTGGACCGATTACAGCTCAAGGTCAAATTTAGGCGTAGGTCTTGGTACTTCAAACAAATTTGAAAAAGTTGGATATAGGGGTGTCTTTTACTATTCGGGCGGTGAAAAGAATGCTAAAGATAGTAAATTCTCTCGTCGCTTAGCCTCACTAGGACTTGATTTTTATCTTACAGAAGATTTAACGCTTGAGACAAACTTTAGCCACTATGAGCATAAAAACTCAGGTATGCCAGGTGGATTTACTATGCCGCTAACAAACGGCGTAGCTGATTTTAATGTGCCAAGTCCAGTAAAAGATACTAAAAGAGGACTTGAGCAGTCTTTTGGCGGTAATCACCTTAAAACAACGACAGCTAGTATAAAACTAAAATACGCTCCAACAGAGAACTGGTACTTTGAGGGTGGCTATCAGTGGCAAAAGGCTATCAGAGATATGTATGGCACCGATGGAAAATTCTTAAATCAAAATGGAGATTATGAAGTTACTAAAAGTGGTGGCAGTGGTGCATCTGGTAGATTTGATGTAGATAGCTGGTTCTTAAAATGTTTGACAAATTTTGAAACAGGTTCTTTATCACATAATTTTGCTGTAGCTACAAATGGATATCGCTGGACCATTTATAGTGCTAGAAATAGAGGTGGCAGAAAAAATCTTGGTACGTCAAATTTATATAACCCAAGAATCTTTAACGATCCACATGTGGCAAAAGGAAGTGGCAGATATAAAAGTAGTAGTAGCGATATGAAAAATATTTCTGTTGTTGATGATATTAAATTCAATGACTACTTTAGCACAATCTTATCAGTTTCAAGAAGCTGGTTTACAAGCTATAAATTGGACCTTCTAAAGAGAAAAATTACGATAAAAGTGGCTTTAACTACGGTATAA
- a CDS encoding 2-oxoacid:acceptor oxidoreductase family protein yields MKSQLRFVGVGGQGVILAGEILSAAKIKAGGYGVKASTYTSQVRGGPTKVDIILDEKEILYPYANDGEIEFMLATAQISYDAFKSGVKEGGAIVIEPNLVKVSDEDKKRWKIYEIPIISIAKDEVGNVITQSVVALGVAVAMSGCMDENLVREEMLTSVPAKVKEANAKAYELGLKYAKELLK; encoded by the coding sequence ATGAAGTCACAATTAAGATTTGTCGGCGTTGGCGGACAGGGCGTCATACTAGCAGGCGAGATCCTCTCGGCTGCCAAGATAAAAGCAGGCGGATACGGCGTCAAGGCCTCTACCTACACATCTCAGGTGCGTGGTGGCCCAACGAAGGTTGATATCATACTTGATGAGAAAGAAATTTTATATCCTTATGCAAACGATGGCGAGATAGAATTTATGCTAGCAACTGCACAGATAAGCTACGATGCCTTTAAAAGCGGCGTGAAAGAGGGCGGTGCGATCGTTATCGAGCCAAATTTGGTAAAAGTGAGCGATGAAGATAAAAAGCGCTGGAAAATTTATGAAATTCCTATCATCTCTATCGCAAAAGACGAGGTCGGAAATGTCATCACTCAAAGCGTTGTGGCTCTTGGCGTGGCTGTGGCTATGAGTGGATGCATGGATGAAAATTTAGTGCGTGAAGAGATGCTAACAAGTGTACCAGCTAAGGTCAAAGAAGCAAATGCAAAAGCTTACGAGCTAGGCCTAAAATACGCAAAAGAGCTTTTAAAATAA
- a CDS encoding 2-oxoglutarate ferredoxin oxidoreductase subunit beta, producing MAFNYDKYLRTDKMPTLWCWGCGDGVILKALIRAIDAMGWDMNDVCVVSGIGCSGRFSGYLDCNTIHTTHGRAVAYATGVKMANPDKHVIVVTGDGDGLAIGGNHTIHGCRRNIGLNHILINNFIYALTNSQTSPTTPKGMWTVTAQYGNIDPSFDACKLATAAGASFVARGSVIEPEKLTKLFVEGFSHDGYSFFDVFSNCHINLGRKNKMGEAVKNLEWIKGRTTSKIKFDMLSDEEKEGIFPLGVLHKDEEKIEYTKAYDMVRRAAMSGEAINFEELA from the coding sequence ATGGCTTTTAATTACGATAAATATTTACGAACAGATAAAATGCCTACTCTTTGGTGCTGGGGCTGTGGCGACGGCGTCATACTAAAGGCGCTCATCCGAGCTATTGACGCCATGGGTTGGGATATGAACGACGTTTGCGTGGTCTCAGGCATAGGCTGCTCTGGCCGCTTTAGCGGATATTTAGATTGCAACACTATCCACACAACTCACGGCAGAGCCGTAGCTTACGCGACTGGCGTAAAGATGGCAAACCCAGACAAGCACGTCATCGTGGTAACTGGCGATGGCGACGGACTTGCGATCGGTGGCAATCACACGATACACGGATGCCGCCGAAATATCGGGCTAAATCACATCCTAATAAATAACTTCATCTACGCGCTAACAAACTCGCAGACCAGCCCAACCACGCCAAAGGGCATGTGGACGGTCACAGCACAGTACGGCAACATCGATCCTAGCTTTGACGCCTGTAAGCTCGCAACCGCTGCAGGCGCTAGCTTTGTCGCGCGCGGAAGCGTCATCGAGCCAGAGAAGCTCACAAAGCTCTTTGTAGAGGGCTTTAGTCACGATGGATACAGCTTTTTTGATGTATTTTCAAACTGCCATATAAATTTAGGTCGCAAGAACAAAATGGGCGAGGCAGTGAAAAATTTAGAGTGGATAAAGGGTCGTACGACGAGTAAGATCAAATTTGACATGCTAAGTGACGAGGAGAAAGAGGGCATTTTCCCACTTGGTGTGCTGCACAAAGATGAAGAGAAGATAGAGTATACCAAGGCTTACGACATGGTAAGAAGGGCTGCTATGAGCGGCGAGGCGATAAATTTTGAGGAGCTAGCATGA
- a CDS encoding 2-oxoglutarate synthase subunit alpha, producing the protein MRELVSTGNALVARAAVECGCNFFGGYPITPSSEIAHELSVLLPKHGGTFIQMEDEIAGISVSLGASASGAKAMTASSGPGISLKAEQIGLGFIAEIPLVIVNVMRGGPSTGLPTRVAQGDILQAKNPTHGDVNMIVLAPSSLEECYTQTVRAFNLAARFMTPVMLLLDETIGHMQARVSLPEISELEIYKRREFSGEPKEYKPYEAAPDEPATLNPFFKGYHYHITGLHHGATGFPTEDGKIVEYSMNRLFNKINLHTDECERYEEFMLNDAEICIIAFGSVALSAKQAILNLREKGLKVGLFKPLTLFPAPAKKLKEISNKFKKILVCELNLGQYSGEISKIILRDDFAKLLKANGRPISPSEIEAKIGEIYGF; encoded by the coding sequence ATGAGAGAGCTAGTATCAACTGGAAATGCCCTAGTAGCAAGGGCTGCGGTCGAGTGTGGCTGTAACTTCTTTGGCGGATATCCTATCACTCCAAGTAGTGAGATCGCCCACGAGCTAAGCGTACTTTTGCCAAAACATGGCGGCACATTTATACAAATGGAAGATGAGATAGCTGGAATTTCAGTTTCTCTTGGCGCAAGTGCGAGTGGTGCTAAGGCAATGACTGCTAGCTCAGGACCTGGAATTTCACTAAAGGCTGAGCAAATTGGTCTTGGCTTTATCGCTGAGATACCGCTTGTCATCGTAAATGTCATGCGTGGCGGCCCTTCAACTGGCTTGCCAACCCGTGTCGCACAAGGCGATATCTTGCAGGCTAAAAATCCAACTCATGGCGATGTAAATATGATAGTTTTGGCTCCTAGCAGCCTTGAGGAGTGCTATACGCAGACAGTTCGAGCTTTTAATCTTGCAGCTAGATTTATGACGCCAGTTATGCTGCTACTTGATGAGACGATAGGCCACATGCAAGCAAGGGTTAGTTTGCCAGAGATTAGTGAGCTAGAAATTTATAAAAGAAGAGAATTTAGTGGCGAGCCAAAAGAGTATAAACCTTACGAGGCCGCACCAGATGAGCCAGCAACGCTAAATCCTTTTTTTAAAGGCTACCACTACCATATCACTGGGCTTCATCACGGCGCTACTGGCTTTCCAACAGAAGATGGTAAAATCGTTGAATACTCGATGAATAGGCTGTTTAATAAGATAAATTTACACACTGATGAGTGCGAGAGATATGAAGAGTTTATGCTAAATGACGCTGAAATTTGCATCATCGCCTTTGGTAGCGTGGCGCTTTCAGCTAAACAAGCGATCTTAAATTTACGCGAAAAAGGGCTAAAGGTAGGGCTATTTAAGCCTCTCACACTTTTTCCAGCTCCAGCTAAAAAACTAAAAGAGATATCAAATAAATTTAAGAAAATTTTAGTCTGCGAGCTAAATTTAGGCCAGTATAGTGGCGAAATTTCAAAGATCATCTTAAGAGATGACTTTGCAAAACTGCTAAAAGCAAACGGCAGACCGATAAGTCCAAGCGAGATCGAGGCAAAGATAGGAGAAATTTATGGCTTTTAA
- a CDS encoding 4Fe-4S dicluster domain-containing protein, which produces MIIKENVPVWVDESRCKACDVCVSYCPAGVLAMRLEPKAVLGKMIEVVYADSCIGCRDCELHCPDFAIYVAEKGFKFAKLTAESKERAAAVKANKFAKLGESA; this is translated from the coding sequence ATGATAATAAAAGAAAATGTACCTGTTTGGGTCGATGAGAGCAGGTGTAAAGCCTGTGATGTCTGTGTGAGCTACTGCCCAGCAGGCGTGCTAGCGATGAGGCTTGAGCCAAAGGCGGTACTTGGTAAGATGATAGAGGTCGTCTATGCTGACTCATGTATAGGCTGTCGCGACTGCGAGCTTCACTGTCCTGATTTTGCCATTTATGTGGCTGAAAAAGGCTTTAAATTTGCAAAACTAACCGCTGAGAGCAAAGAGCGAGCTGCTGCCGTAAAGGCAAATAAATTTGCAAAGCTTGGAGAGAGCGCATGA
- a CDS encoding malate dehydrogenase produces the protein MKISIVGAGNVGASIAYALCMREVCDEIALVDIFGDVARAKAIDLAQSSCVFNAKTIVCGGDDFMLIEGSDIVVVTAGSPRKEGQTREDLLLKNAVVVKQTAQNIAKFAPNAVIIVVTNPLDVMVWTAHKFSGFSKNKVIGMAGELDGARCRYELALLKDKDAKELKTKIIGAHNDEMIVSASNISENLNENELATLKKETSTGGAKIVKLLGTSAYYAPAAAVVKMCEAIMGKSDEILSASVLLDDELSCGRLVRLGREGLKKILELNINESEQEQLSKSESDIRKNIKFLKENLD, from the coding sequence ATGAAAATAAGTATAGTTGGAGCAGGAAACGTCGGTGCAAGCATAGCTTATGCGCTTTGCATGAGAGAAGTTTGCGATGAGATCGCGCTTGTAGATATATTTGGTGATGTGGCACGTGCAAAAGCAATCGATCTAGCGCAGTCAAGCTGCGTGTTTAACGCAAAAACTATCGTTTGCGGTGGCGATGACTTTATGCTAATAGAGGGCAGTGATATCGTAGTGGTAACTGCTGGAAGTCCAAGAAAAGAGGGTCAAACAAGAGAGGACTTGCTCCTTAAAAATGCCGTTGTTGTAAAACAAACAGCACAAAATATCGCAAAATTTGCACCAAATGCGGTGATAATCGTCGTGACAAATCCGCTTGATGTGATGGTCTGGACGGCTCATAAATTTAGTGGTTTTAGCAAAAATAAAGTGATCGGCATGGCTGGTGAACTAGATGGGGCAAGATGCAGATATGAGCTAGCGCTTCTAAAAGATAAAGATGCAAAAGAGCTAAAGACAAAGATAATTGGCGCTCACAACGACGAGATGATCGTATCAGCTAGTAATATCAGCGAAAATTTAAATGAAAATGAGTTGGCAACTCTTAAAAAAGAGACAAGCACTGGTGGCGCAAAGATCGTTAAGCTCCTTGGCACTTCAGCTTACTACGCACCAGCGGCTGCTGTTGTGAAAATGTGTGAAGCGATCATGGGCAAGAGTGATGAAATTTTAAGTGCTAGCGTGCTTCTTGATGATGAGCTAAGTTGCGGAAGGCTAGTAAGGCTTGGACGCGAGGGCTTAAAAAAAATTTTAGAGCTAAATATAAATGAAAGTGAGCAAGAGCAACTAAGTAAAAGCGAATCTGATATTAGAAAAAACATTAAATTTTTAAAAGAAAATTTGGATTAG